One stretch of Nocardioides perillae DNA includes these proteins:
- the murI gene encoding glutamate racemase, which produces MSLAAVDLPSRGGGPGPGVDAPIGIFDSGFGGLTVARSVIDQLPHESITYVGDTARQPYGPKPIGEVREYALECLDHLVHLGVKALVIACNSASAAMLRDARERYDVPVVEVIYPATRRAVAASRTGRIGVICTRATAESMAYDDAFAAAPHVELHTRACPRFVDFVERGVTGGDELLSVAHDYLDPLVSRGVDTLILGCTHYPLLTGVISYVVGDQVTLVSSAEECGKAVYAVLTREGLLRPGGTPVHRFLTTGEPGEFETIGRRFLGPELRSATQFVGGLA; this is translated from the coding sequence ATGAGCCTGGCCGCGGTCGACCTCCCCTCCCGCGGCGGTGGGCCCGGGCCCGGCGTCGACGCCCCGATCGGCATCTTCGACTCGGGCTTCGGGGGCCTGACGGTCGCCCGCTCGGTGATCGACCAGCTCCCGCACGAGTCGATCACCTACGTCGGCGACACCGCGCGCCAGCCCTACGGGCCGAAGCCGATCGGCGAGGTGCGGGAGTACGCCCTGGAGTGCCTCGACCACCTCGTGCACCTGGGGGTCAAGGCGCTCGTCATCGCCTGCAACTCGGCGAGCGCCGCGATGCTGCGCGACGCCCGCGAGCGCTACGACGTGCCGGTGGTGGAGGTGATCTACCCCGCCACCCGCCGTGCGGTCGCCGCCAGCCGCACGGGCCGCATCGGGGTGATCTGCACCCGCGCGACCGCCGAGTCCATGGCCTACGACGACGCCTTCGCCGCCGCGCCCCACGTCGAGCTGCACACCCGCGCCTGCCCCCGCTTCGTCGACTTCGTCGAGCGCGGCGTGACCGGGGGCGACGAGCTGCTCTCCGTGGCCCACGACTACCTCGACCCGCTCGTCTCCCGCGGTGTCGACACCCTCATCCTCGGCTGCACCCACTACCCCCTGCTCACCGGCGTCATCTCCTACGTCGTCGGCGACCAGGTCACGCTCGTCTCGAGCGCCGAGGAGTGCGGCAAGGCCGTCTACGCGGTGCTGACCCGCGAGGGCCTGCTGCGACCCGGCGGCACCCCGGTGCACCGCTTCCTGACCACGGGCGAGCCCGGCGAGTTCGAGACGATCGGCCGCCGCTTCCTCGGGCCGGAGCTGCGCTCCGCCACCCAGTTCGTCGGGGGTCTCGCGTGA
- the rdgB gene encoding RdgB/HAM1 family non-canonical purine NTP pyrophosphatase, whose amino-acid sequence MPDAPGDPGAPRLFLASRNAGKVAEVQRLLAEHLPGVQVLGLADVAAYDEPVEDAPTFAGNALLKARAGVAATGLASIADDSGLCVDALNGMPGVLSARWSGLPKDDRRNNRLLLDQLHDVPDERRAAHFACAVAVATPEGRELVVEGRMPGRVVREERGEGGFGYDPLFVADEHAAAGPDGRGLTSAELPPGEKDRISHRGRALRELAPQLADLLRPR is encoded by the coding sequence GTGCCTGACGCCCCCGGCGACCCGGGCGCCCCGCGGCTCTTCCTCGCCTCCCGCAACGCCGGCAAGGTCGCCGAGGTGCAGCGGCTCCTCGCCGAGCACCTGCCGGGCGTGCAGGTGCTCGGCCTCGCCGACGTCGCGGCGTACGACGAGCCGGTCGAGGACGCGCCCACCTTCGCCGGCAACGCGCTGCTGAAGGCCCGGGCCGGGGTGGCCGCGACCGGGCTGGCGTCGATCGCCGACGACAGCGGGCTGTGCGTCGACGCGCTCAACGGCATGCCGGGCGTGCTGTCCGCCCGGTGGTCGGGGCTGCCCAAGGACGACCGCCGCAACAACCGGCTGCTGCTCGACCAGCTGCACGACGTGCCCGACGAGCGCCGCGCCGCCCACTTCGCGTGCGCCGTCGCGGTCGCCACCCCCGAAGGCCGTGAGCTCGTCGTCGAGGGCCGGATGCCCGGGCGCGTCGTCCGCGAGGAGCGCGGCGAGGGCGGCTTCGGCTACGACCCGCTCTTCGTCGCCGACGAGCACGCCGCCGCCGGCCCCGACGGCCGCGGCCTGACCTCGGCGGAGCTGCCGCCGGGGGAGAAGGACCGCATCTCCCACCGCGGCCGGGCGCTGCGCGAGCTCGCCCCGCAGCTGGCCGACCTGCTCAGGCCTCGGTGA
- a CDS encoding ABC transporter ATP-binding protein encodes MITVEGLTKTYGGFTAVDDVSFSCRPGRVTGFLGPNGAGKTTAMRVMVGLTPPTRGQVTIGGLRYRDIPNPGRHVGVLLDASAQHAGRTGREILTVGARTMGLPTSRVDEVLAQVSLSQDEAGRRLRNYSLGMKQRLGLAHALLGDPSVLILDEPANGLDPAGIRWMRDVLTGFARAGGTVLLSSHLLHEVELIADEMILIGRGKIVAQGDKKTLLAGAGAASTLVSSLDDAALAAGLRARGVEVEPAGEGLRAHAEPAEVGRAALELQVVLTDLRLGNAGLEDLFLELTADSQREGHVDGPVDGPARRTEGVPA; translated from the coding sequence ATGATCACCGTGGAGGGACTCACCAAGACGTACGGCGGCTTCACGGCCGTCGACGACGTCAGCTTCAGCTGCCGTCCAGGCCGGGTGACCGGCTTCCTCGGCCCCAACGGGGCCGGCAAGACCACCGCGATGCGGGTGATGGTGGGCTTGACGCCGCCGACCCGCGGGCAGGTGACGATCGGGGGGCTGCGCTACCGCGACATCCCCAACCCCGGTCGCCACGTCGGCGTCCTGCTCGACGCCTCGGCCCAGCACGCCGGCCGCACGGGCCGCGAGATCCTCACCGTGGGCGCCCGCACGATGGGGCTGCCGACCTCGCGGGTCGACGAGGTGCTGGCACAGGTGTCGCTGAGCCAGGACGAGGCCGGCCGCCGGCTGCGCAACTACTCACTCGGCATGAAGCAGCGCCTCGGCCTGGCCCACGCGCTGCTCGGCGACCCGTCGGTCCTGATCCTCGACGAGCCGGCCAACGGCCTCGACCCCGCCGGCATCCGCTGGATGCGCGACGTGCTCACCGGCTTCGCCCGCGCCGGCGGCACGGTGCTGCTCTCGAGCCACCTGCTGCACGAGGTGGAGCTGATCGCCGACGAGATGATCCTCATCGGCCGCGGCAAGATCGTCGCCCAGGGCGACAAGAAGACCCTGCTCGCCGGTGCCGGCGCCGCCAGCACGCTGGTCTCGTCGCTGGACGACGCGGCGCTCGCCGCCGGCCTGCGTGCCCGCGGGGTGGAGGTGGAGCCGGCCGGGGAGGGCCTGCGCGCCCACGCCGAGCCCGCCGAGGTCGGCCGCGCCGCCCTCGAGCTCCAGGTCGTCCTCACCGACCTGCGCCTGGGCAACGCCGGGCTCGAGGACCTCTTCCTCGAGCTCACCGCCGACAGCCAGCGCGAGGGACACGTCGACGGCCCCGTCGACGGCCCCGCCCGTCGCACCGAAGGAGTGCCCGCATGA
- a CDS encoding ABC transporter permease — MSTATAPGAPAPTTLDVSGTSRVPFARLVSVELRKSADTRAGRWLLGGIVAITAAIMVIFFLVADADDRVFENFIGIAATPQGFLLPVLGILLVTSEWGQRTAMVTFALEPSRPRVIAAKTVAALLFGAAAFVAAILLAAACTAVGGADGGFEGLTASVFGLFFLLQLLTIVQGLAYGLIFLNTPAAIVFFFVAPIASSIVFNLVPALRDSAAWLDLGTAQQALFQLGGEASLTGEQWAQLGTTSLIWIILPFAAGWVRIRRAELK; from the coding sequence ATGAGCACCGCCACCGCCCCCGGCGCGCCCGCGCCCACGACGCTTGACGTCTCCGGCACCTCGCGGGTGCCCTTCGCCCGGCTCGTGTCGGTCGAGCTGCGCAAGTCGGCCGACACCCGCGCCGGCCGCTGGCTGCTCGGCGGCATCGTCGCGATCACCGCCGCGATCATGGTGATCTTCTTCCTCGTGGCCGACGCCGACGACCGCGTCTTCGAGAACTTCATCGGCATCGCGGCCACGCCGCAGGGGTTCCTGCTGCCGGTGCTGGGCATCCTGCTGGTGACCAGCGAGTGGGGCCAGCGCACCGCCATGGTCACCTTCGCCCTCGAGCCGTCGCGTCCGCGGGTGATCGCGGCCAAGACCGTGGCCGCCCTGCTCTTCGGCGCCGCCGCGTTCGTCGCGGCGATCCTCCTCGCGGCGGCCTGCACGGCCGTCGGGGGCGCCGACGGCGGCTTCGAGGGCCTCACCGCCAGCGTGTTCGGGCTGTTCTTCCTGCTGCAGCTGCTCACGATCGTGCAGGGCCTGGCCTACGGCCTGATCTTCTTGAACACCCCGGCCGCCATCGTGTTCTTCTTCGTGGCCCCGATCGCGTCCTCGATCGTCTTCAACCTCGTGCCGGCACTGCGCGACTCGGCGGCCTGGCTCGACCTGGGCACGGCGCAGCAGGCGCTCTTCCAGCTCGGCGGCGAGGCCAGCCTCACCGGCGAGCAGTGGGCGCAGCTCGGCACCACCTCGCTGATCTGGATCATCCTGCCCTTCGCGGCGGGCTGGGTGCGGATCAGGCGGGCCGAGCTGAAGTGA
- a CDS encoding DUF3152 domain-containing protein produces the protein MTRLAAVLASVLLTVLTVAYGVPAAPVQRAASASAATTAPPTVTGTARVGEVLRAVPADGDPASYAWRWLRDGVAVAGATASTYRLTADDLGARLSAEATGPSADGSTRVATSEPTDPVQRGQLRVTRAPSVAGEPQWGSTLTARRGAWSPWPDTLRLQWLRDGRPVPGATGRRHVVRPQDVGHRLALRVTARKAGYDARAATSRPVAVRHAVPVRRTVTYRVETRGRVTADVATFARLAQQTFDDPRGWRAGGTAFRRVRRGGDFSLVLATPEQLPRFSSVCSVEWSCRVGRYVVVNQTRWQRASPAWNRAGGSLRDYRHMVVNHETGHWLGRGHRGCPGPGRPAPVMMQQSKGLDGCRFNPWPTAAER, from the coding sequence GTGACCCGACTCGCCGCCGTCCTCGCCTCGGTGCTGCTGACCGTCCTCACCGTCGCGTACGGCGTGCCCGCCGCCCCCGTGCAGCGCGCGGCCTCCGCGAGCGCGGCCACGACCGCGCCGCCCACGGTGACCGGCACCGCGCGGGTGGGGGAGGTCCTCCGCGCCGTGCCCGCCGACGGCGACCCCGCGTCGTACGCCTGGCGCTGGCTGCGCGACGGGGTCGCGGTCGCGGGGGCCACGGCCTCCACCTACCGGCTCACCGCCGACGACCTCGGCGCGCGCCTGAGCGCGGAGGCCACCGGGCCCTCGGCCGACGGCTCGACCAGGGTGGCGACCAGCGAGCCGACCGACCCCGTGCAGCGCGGGCAGCTGCGGGTCACGCGGGCGCCGTCGGTGGCGGGGGAGCCGCAGTGGGGCTCCACCCTGACCGCGCGCCGCGGTGCGTGGTCGCCGTGGCCCGACACCCTGCGCCTGCAGTGGCTGCGCGACGGCCGTCCGGTGCCGGGCGCGACCGGGCGCCGCCACGTCGTGCGGCCCCAGGACGTCGGCCACCGGCTGGCGCTGCGGGTGACGGCCCGCAAGGCGGGCTACGACGCGCGCGCGGCCACGTCGCGCCCGGTCGCGGTGCGCCACGCCGTGCCGGTCCGGCGCACCGTGACCTACCGCGTCGAGACCCGGGGCCGGGTCACCGCGGACGTCGCGACCTTCGCCCGGCTCGCACAGCAGACCTTCGACGACCCGCGGGGCTGGCGCGCCGGCGGCACGGCCTTCCGGCGGGTGCGCCGCGGCGGCGACTTCTCCCTCGTGCTGGCCACCCCCGAGCAGCTGCCCCGCTTCTCGTCGGTGTGCAGCGTCGAGTGGAGCTGCCGCGTCGGGCGCTACGTCGTCGTCAACCAGACCCGCTGGCAGCGCGCCTCGCCGGCGTGGAACCGCGCCGGCGGCTCGCTGCGCGACTACCGCCACATGGTCGTCAACCACGAGACCGGGCACTGGCTCGGTCGCGGCCACCGCGGCTGCCCCGGGCCGGGCCGTCCCGCGCCGGTGATGATGCAGCAGTCGAAGGGGCTCGACGGCTGCCGCTTCAACCCCTGGCCGACCGCCGCCGAGCGCTGA
- a CDS encoding energy-coupling factor ABC transporter permease, translated as MHVPDGFLDASTSIATGAVAVAAVGVALRKARTELDDRTAPMAGLVATFVFAAQMLNFPVGAGTSGHLMGGALAAVLVGPWTGLLCVSVVLLVQALLMADGGITALGTNVVLIGVVTVAVGWVVFRGLVAVLPKRAATIAPAAAVGALLGVPVAAGVFTGLFAVGGLAPVDLGDVLVAMLAWHTVIGVGEAVITGLVVGSVVAARPDLVHGARHLLPARPLEIREVAA; from the coding sequence ATGCACGTGCCGGACGGGTTCCTCGATGCCTCGACCTCGATCGCCACGGGGGCGGTCGCGGTCGCGGCGGTCGGGGTCGCGCTGCGCAAGGCGCGCACGGAGCTCGACGACCGCACCGCCCCGATGGCCGGGCTGGTCGCGACCTTCGTGTTCGCCGCGCAGATGCTGAACTTCCCGGTCGGCGCGGGCACCAGCGGCCACCTCATGGGCGGTGCCCTCGCGGCCGTGCTGGTGGGGCCGTGGACGGGCCTGCTCTGCGTCAGCGTCGTGCTGCTGGTGCAGGCACTCCTCATGGCCGACGGCGGCATCACGGCGCTCGGCACCAACGTGGTGCTGATCGGCGTCGTGACCGTCGCCGTGGGGTGGGTGGTCTTCCGCGGGCTCGTGGCCGTGCTGCCCAAGCGCGCCGCCACCATCGCGCCGGCCGCCGCGGTCGGGGCCCTGCTGGGCGTGCCGGTGGCCGCAGGCGTCTTCACCGGCCTCTTCGCGGTCGGCGGGCTCGCGCCCGTCGACCTCGGCGACGTCCTGGTCGCGATGCTGGCGTGGCACACCGTGATCGGGGTCGGTGAGGCCGTCATCACCGGGCTGGTCGTCGGCTCGGTGGTCGCCGCCCGGCCCGACCTGGTCCACGGTGCCCGCCACCTGCTCCCCGCCCGCCCGCTCGAGATCCGGGAGGTGGCCGCGTGA
- a CDS encoding MBL fold metallo-hydrolase codes for MSRGAVGGGPLGMRVTIVGCSGSYPGPDSPASCYLVEAEDHERTWRILLDCGNGAIGALHRYADPLTIDAVFLSHLHADHCLDLCGYYVMRKYHPDGPQPRIPVWGPTGTADRMAKAYDLPLDPGMHEEFDFREHAPGAALEVGPFTVTAVAVNHPVEAYGLRVEAGGRVLAYTGDTAACPGLDRLADGAHLLLAEASFRDSDDNPPDIHLTGRECGDVAVRGQVQRMVLTHVAPWHDPQVALREARTTYDGPLALAVPGAVHVV; via the coding sequence GTGAGCCGCGGTGCCGTCGGCGGCGGCCCGCTGGGCATGCGGGTCACGATCGTCGGCTGCTCGGGGTCCTACCCCGGCCCGGACTCCCCGGCCAGCTGCTACCTCGTCGAGGCGGAGGACCACGAGCGCACCTGGCGCATCCTGCTCGACTGCGGCAACGGCGCGATCGGCGCGCTGCACCGCTACGCCGACCCGCTGACGATCGACGCGGTCTTCCTCAGCCACCTGCACGCCGACCACTGCCTCGACCTGTGCGGCTACTACGTCATGCGCAAGTACCACCCCGACGGCCCGCAGCCCCGCATCCCGGTGTGGGGGCCCACCGGCACCGCCGACCGCATGGCCAAGGCCTACGACCTGCCGCTCGACCCGGGCATGCACGAGGAGTTCGACTTCCGCGAGCACGCGCCGGGAGCAGCGCTGGAGGTCGGGCCCTTCACCGTCACCGCCGTGGCGGTCAACCACCCCGTCGAGGCCTACGGCCTGCGGGTCGAGGCCGGCGGGCGCGTGCTGGCCTACACCGGCGACACCGCGGCCTGCCCCGGGCTCGACCGCCTCGCCGACGGCGCCCACCTGCTGCTGGCCGAGGCGTCCTTCCGCGACTCCGACGACAACCCGCCCGACATCCACCTCACCGGGCGCGAGTGCGGCGACGTCGCCGTGCGTGGGCAGGTGCAGCGCATGGTCCTCACCCACGTGGCGCCGTGGCACGACCCGCAGGTCGCGCTCCGCGAGGCCCGCACGACGTACGACGGGCCGCTCGCGCTCGCCGTGCCGGGGGCCGTCCACGTGGTCTGA
- the bcp gene encoding thioredoxin-dependent thiol peroxidase: protein MSETPRLSVGDAAPDLTLADDTGATVSLAGLRGRKVVVYFYPAAMTPGCTKQACDFTESLESLRAAGYEVVGVSPDSPATLAKFREKEGLGITLLSDPDKQAMQAWGAFGEKKMYGKVVQGVIRSTFVVDEEGTITLAQYAVKATGHVAKLRRDLGLDAA, encoded by the coding sequence GTGAGCGAGACCCCGCGCCTCTCCGTCGGCGACGCCGCCCCCGACCTCACCCTCGCCGACGACACCGGCGCGACCGTCTCGTTGGCCGGCCTGCGCGGGCGCAAGGTGGTCGTCTACTTCTACCCCGCCGCGATGACGCCGGGGTGCACAAAGCAGGCCTGCGACTTCACCGAGTCCCTCGAGTCGCTGCGAGCCGCGGGCTACGAGGTGGTGGGCGTCTCGCCGGACTCGCCGGCCACGCTGGCGAAGTTCCGGGAGAAGGAGGGCCTGGGCATCACGCTGCTCTCCGACCCCGACAAGCAGGCGATGCAGGCGTGGGGCGCCTTCGGCGAGAAGAAGATGTACGGCAAGGTCGTGCAGGGCGTGATCCGCTCGACGTTCGTCGTCGACGAGGAGGGCACGATCACCCTGGCGCAGTACGCCGTCAAGGCCACCGGCCACGTCGCCAAGCTGCGCCGCGACCTCGGTCTCGACGCGGCCTGA
- the cbiQ gene encoding cobalt ECF transporter T component CbiQ, producing MGAGHGHLLHYHGHSPVHRAPAHLKLLALVVFALVVVATPRSAWPAYAAYAVGLLAVVALSRVPLGYLARRMVVEVPFAVFAVLMPFVATGPRTEVLGVAVSQPGLDAGLALLVKGSLGVLASLTLAATTEATDVLRGLRRLRVPELVVQIAGFMVRYLEVVTGEMGRMLTAMRSRGCDPRSPRHWPTLARSLGALFVRSYERGERVHLAMVSRGYTGTLPTGLDPRSRVGEGRAPGARVA from the coding sequence ATGGGGGCCGGGCACGGCCACCTGCTGCACTACCACGGGCACAGTCCCGTCCACCGGGCTCCCGCGCACCTCAAGCTCCTGGCGCTGGTCGTCTTCGCGCTGGTGGTCGTGGCCACCCCGCGGAGCGCGTGGCCCGCCTACGCGGCGTACGCCGTGGGGTTGCTCGCCGTCGTCGCCCTCAGCCGCGTGCCGCTCGGCTACCTCGCGCGCCGCATGGTGGTGGAGGTGCCGTTCGCGGTCTTCGCCGTGCTCATGCCCTTCGTCGCGACCGGGCCCCGCACCGAGGTGCTCGGGGTCGCGGTCTCGCAGCCGGGTCTCGACGCCGGCCTGGCGCTCCTCGTCAAGGGCAGCCTCGGGGTGCTCGCCTCGCTCACGCTCGCCGCGACCACCGAGGCCACCGACGTGCTGCGAGGGCTGCGCCGGCTGCGCGTGCCGGAGCTCGTCGTGCAGATCGCCGGCTTCATGGTGCGCTACCTCGAGGTGGTCACCGGCGAGATGGGCCGCATGCTCACCGCGATGCGCTCACGCGGGTGCGACCCGCGCTCGCCGCGCCACTGGCCGACGCTGGCGCGCTCGCTCGGGGCGCTCTTCGTGCGCTCCTACGAGCGCGGCGAGCGGGTGCACCTCGCGATGGTCTCCCGCGGCTACACCGGCACGCTCCCGACCGGCCTCGACCCGCGGTCGCGGGTCGGCGAGGGTCGCGCCCCCGGGGCGAGGGTCGCGTGA
- a CDS encoding alkaline phosphatase family protein yields the protein MRANPAPRVLAAAILASALLVGCGGSEPRPRAEAPAAVLAAGDATPLSRVGVATSGVLAVSVDGLNPTALARLGAERASTLHRLVAEGASTLDARTAREQTETLPNHTGMLTGRRILARRGGHGVTVNHAVPGTVHDRAGEHVSSVFEVLERHDRSGALFAMKSKFALFRRSWPAGVDRFVVRPGSARLVDLVLADLRRTRRAFRFVHLADPDVAGHEHGFLGPDYLAAVERVDAQLARLLAAVEGEPALSGTTVVLTADHGGSGHHGHAQAERLANHRVPFVVWGAGVAPGTDLYDLNPDRVHPGTGRPAWGRTGQPVRNAEVANLALDLLGLPVVRGSLADARQDLDVR from the coding sequence GTGCGCGCGAACCCGGCTCCCCGTGTCCTCGCGGCGGCCATCCTGGCCTCCGCGCTGCTCGTCGGCTGCGGTGGGTCCGAGCCACGACCACGCGCCGAGGCCCCCGCGGCGGTGCTCGCGGCCGGGGACGCGACGCCCCTGTCGCGTGTGGGCGTCGCGACCTCCGGCGTGCTGGCGGTCTCCGTCGACGGCCTGAACCCGACCGCGCTGGCGCGGCTCGGCGCCGAGCGCGCCTCGACGCTGCACCGGCTCGTCGCAGAGGGCGCCTCGACGCTCGACGCCCGCACCGCGCGCGAGCAGACCGAGACGCTGCCGAACCACACCGGCATGCTCACCGGGCGGCGGATCCTGGCACGCCGCGGCGGCCACGGCGTCACCGTCAACCACGCCGTGCCGGGCACGGTGCACGACCGCGCCGGCGAGCACGTGTCGTCGGTCTTCGAGGTGCTCGAGCGCCACGACCGCTCGGGCGCGCTCTTCGCGATGAAGTCCAAGTTCGCGCTCTTCCGGCGCTCGTGGCCCGCCGGCGTCGACCGCTTCGTGGTGCGTCCCGGCTCGGCGCGGCTGGTCGACCTCGTGCTCGCCGACCTCAGACGCACGCGGCGCGCCTTCCGGTTCGTCCACCTCGCCGACCCCGACGTCGCCGGGCACGAGCACGGCTTCCTGGGCCCCGACTACCTCGCCGCGGTCGAGCGGGTGGACGCGCAGCTGGCCCGCCTGCTCGCCGCGGTCGAGGGCGAGCCGGCGCTGTCCGGCACCACGGTGGTGCTCACCGCCGACCACGGCGGCTCCGGGCACCACGGCCACGCCCAAGCGGAGCGGCTGGCGAACCACCGCGTGCCCTTCGTGGTGTGGGGCGCCGGCGTCGCGCCGGGCACCGACCTCTACGACCTCAACCCCGACCGGGTCCACCCCGGCACCGGTCGACCCGCGTGGGGCCGCACCGGGCAGCCCGTGCGCAACGCCGAGGTCGCCAACCTCGCGCTCGACCTGCTGGGCCTGCCGGTCGTGCGCGGGTCGCTGGCCGACGCCCGCCAGGACCTCGACGTCCGCTGA
- a CDS encoding PDGLE domain-containing protein has translation MSRRAFYAVALLVSLLLAGVVSSYASSHPDGLEHVAEQTGFLDSAEDSPTADSPLADYSTRGVDDARAGTAIAGVVGALVTLLLTGGLALGLRRRRGGATDGATGGAPDGDLARR, from the coding sequence GTGAGTCGCCGCGCCTTCTACGCCGTCGCGCTCCTCGTCAGCCTGCTGCTGGCCGGTGTCGTCAGCTCCTACGCCTCCTCCCACCCGGACGGCCTCGAGCACGTGGCCGAGCAGACCGGCTTCCTCGACAGCGCCGAGGACAGCCCGACCGCCGACAGCCCGCTCGCCGACTACTCCACCCGCGGCGTCGACGACGCGCGCGCCGGCACCGCGATCGCCGGCGTGGTCGGGGCCCTCGTGACGCTCCTCCTCACCGGCGGGCTGGCGCTCGGGCTCCGACGACGGCGCGGCGGCGCCACCGACGGCGCCACCGGCGGCGCCCCTGACGGCGACCTGGCGCGACGCTGA
- a CDS encoding oligopeptide/dipeptide ABC transporter ATP-binding protein: protein MADEPVSALDVSVQAQVVNLLADLQEELGLTFLVVAHDLAVVRHISDRIGVMYLGGLVEESEAGELYDVPLHPYTRALMSAVPVPDPVVEDRREQILLTGDLPSPSDPPSGCRFHTRCPWRRPTRCDDERPVLRTVDLPGVSDGHRVACHWAEEIARGEVPRHEVRPEDTASGDAVPDTGPDRGSAIGPASVTEA, encoded by the coding sequence GTGGCCGACGAGCCGGTGAGCGCGCTCGACGTGTCGGTGCAGGCGCAGGTGGTCAACCTGCTCGCGGACCTGCAGGAGGAGCTCGGCCTCACCTTCCTGGTCGTCGCCCACGACCTGGCCGTCGTGCGGCACATCAGCGACCGCATCGGCGTGATGTACCTCGGCGGCCTGGTGGAGGAGTCCGAGGCCGGCGAGCTCTACGACGTGCCCCTGCACCCCTACACCCGCGCGCTGATGTCGGCGGTGCCCGTGCCCGACCCGGTGGTGGAGGACCGGCGCGAGCAGATCCTCCTCACCGGCGACCTGCCGTCCCCGTCGGACCCGCCCAGCGGGTGCCGCTTCCACACCCGGTGCCCGTGGCGCCGGCCGACCCGGTGCGACGACGAGCGGCCGGTGCTGCGCACCGTCGACCTCCCGGGCGTGTCCGACGGCCACCGGGTCGCCTGCCACTGGGCCGAGGAGATCGCGCGCGGCGAGGTGCCACGCCACGAGGTGCGCCCCGAGGACACCGCGTCCGGCGACGCGGTGCCCGACACCGGGCCCGACCGCGGTTCGGCGATCGGCCCGGCGTCGGTCACCGAGGCCTGA
- the rph gene encoding ribonuclease PH translates to MTATPGTPTPRADGRADDELRPVRLTRGWLDHAAGSVLVEYGATRVLCAASASEGVPRWRKGSGLGWVTAEYAMLPAATNERSGRESVKGRVGGRTHEISRLVGRALRAVVDYSALGENTIQLDCDVLQADGGTRTAAITGAYVALADAVAHLRSTGALKGEPLTGSVAAVSVGIVDGLPRLDLPYVEDVRAETDMNVVMTGDGRFVEVQGTAEGAPFDRAELDALLALAEKGCADLTRLQREALDAPAAGFRA, encoded by the coding sequence ATGACTGCGACGCCTGGCACCCCCACCCCGCGCGCCGACGGCCGCGCCGACGACGAGCTGCGGCCGGTCCGGCTCACCCGCGGCTGGCTCGACCACGCCGCCGGCTCCGTGCTCGTCGAGTACGGCGCCACGCGCGTGCTCTGCGCGGCCTCCGCGAGCGAGGGCGTGCCGCGCTGGCGCAAGGGCTCGGGCCTCGGGTGGGTCACCGCCGAGTACGCCATGCTCCCGGCCGCCACCAACGAGCGGTCCGGCCGTGAGTCGGTCAAGGGCCGTGTCGGTGGCCGCACCCACGAGATCTCCCGGCTGGTGGGACGCGCCCTGCGCGCGGTGGTCGACTACTCCGCGCTCGGCGAGAACACCATCCAGCTCGACTGCGACGTGCTGCAGGCCGACGGCGGCACCCGCACCGCCGCCATCACCGGCGCCTACGTCGCACTCGCCGACGCCGTGGCCCACCTGCGCTCCACCGGGGCGCTGAAGGGCGAGCCGCTCACGGGCTCCGTCGCAGCCGTCAGCGTCGGCATCGTCGACGGCCTCCCGCGCCTCGACCTGCCCTACGTCGAGGACGTGCGCGCCGAGACCGACATGAACGTCGTCATGACCGGCGACGGCCGCTTCGTCGAGGTGCAGGGCACCGCCGAGGGCGCCCCCTTCGACCGCGCCGAGCTCGACGCGCTCCTCGCCCTCGCCGAGAAGGGGTGCGCCGACCTCACCCGCCTGCAGCGCGAGGCGCTGGACGCGCCGGCCGCCGGGTTCCGTGCCTGA